GCAGGTGCTGGTGAACGTCAGATTGCCTGCGGGGACGAATGCCAAGGACGTGATGGCCTCAGAGCCGCTTAAGAAGGCAGTTGCTGCTCTCGAAAATGAGTTGGGCGATGAAGGTCGTGTCTTGCTCAGGGCCTCAGGTACTGAACCACTGATTCGTGTCATGGTGGAGGGTCGCGCGCATCTGGATGTCGACAAGCTGGCAAATCGGTTGGCCGAACAGGTGCAAGCGCTGCTTAAATAGCGTCTGCTGACAACAGCGGTTGTCTTGACAAGTCCGCTCCTATACCATTTCGCTCCACCTTGAGTGTGAGGAGACTCCATGCGTAGGCCATTAATTGCCGGTAACTGGAAAATGAACGGTTCGACGGCCCTGGTTAAAGCGTTTGGCGATGCGTTTGCAGCCGCCAAATTGCCTGCCAGCGTTGATGTGGTCGTGATTCCGCCTTTCCCCTATCTGGAAACGGCTCGGCAGGCCTTCAAAAATACGTCGTTAAAACTGGGTGCGCAGACGCTCAATCCTCAGCACTCAGGCGCTCATACCGGCGAAGTCAGTGGCAGTATGCTTCAAGAGTTTGATGTCGCTTACGTACTGGTTGGCCATTCAGAGCGACGGCAGCTTTATCGGGAAAATGACGAGCAGGTATTTGACCGTCTGATGGCGGCCCTGGTGTCAGGGCTTACGCCGATTCTCTGTGTCGGAGAAACCCTGGAAGAACGCGATGCGGGTCGCACCATGGATGTCGTGCTGCGCCAGGTAGGCTACGTAATGTCTCGCTTGGAATCCG
This window of the Halomonas sp. SH5A2 genome carries:
- the tpiA gene encoding triose-phosphate isomerase, translated to MRRPLIAGNWKMNGSTALVKAFGDAFAAAKLPASVDVVVIPPFPYLETARQAFKNTSLKLGAQTLNPQHSGAHTGEVSGSMLQEFDVAYVLVGHSERRQLYRENDEQVFDRLMAALVSGLTPILCVGETLEERDAGRTMDVVLRQVGYVMSRLESAQRVEVVIAYEPVWAIGTGRTATPEQAQEVMVGIRSYQASFDTVLAEQLKLLYGGSMNANNAAELLAQPDIDGGLVGGASLKTDDFHAICQSAG